The sequence below is a genomic window from Variovorax paradoxus B4.
CGGCGGCCGAGGGGATGCCCAGCTTTTCGAGTGCGCGCGCCACGCGTTCTTCGAAGATGTTCTCGAGCTTGCCCCACTGGCCCGCGGCCTTGGTGCCGAATTCGCTCGCGAAGCCGGCCATGCGCGTCTGCGCCTGCGCCAGGGTTTCCTCCGCGGCCTGCTGGGTCTTCTTCTGCATGCCGGCGCCATCCTTCACCAGCGCCTCGAAAGCCTTGCTGCCTTCCTGCTGCATCTTGGCGAAGGCGCCAAGCCCCGCAAGCCAGATCTGCTGGGCCGAATCCTTGATGCGGTCGGAGCCCTTGTTGCCGTGGTCGTCGTCCTGGGTAGCCATGGTGCGAATGTTCCTGTGAAACCAACGAGCGACTCTAGCCGCTCGGCCCGCTTGTTTTTAGGGCTTTGTATCTATGACCTGGATCCTTCGTGGAACACCGCGGAACCGGCTTTGCCGGGCCGCTGGTGTTGCCCCCGGTAGGGGGTTGGCGTAGCGACACGA
It includes:
- a CDS encoding phasin family protein — its product is MATQDDDHGNKGSDRIKDSAQQIWLAGLGAFAKMQQEGSKAFEALVKDGAGMQKKTQQAAEETLAQAQTRMAGFASEFGTKAAGQWGKLENIFEERVARALEKLGIPSAAEHAALQARVAALEAELQRRQGKPTATTARTASRKTAGRSAAPAAATKKTVRRGTKAG